The Chryseobacterium sp. JV274 sequence TCTGTATCATATATTAGGAATAAAATGGGTCGCAATTCCCTGGTCTGTCATTGCAATGCTGGGAACTGCTACCGCGTTTATTTTAGGGTTCAAAAATAACCTAAGTTATAATCGGTCTATAGAAGCCCAGGATGTATGGACTTCTATTTTATCAAATAGCCGTTCCTGGGGTTTAGTAAGCAAAGATTATTTACAGAATAATAGTGAAACCTCAACAACCCTTATTTATAATCATATGGCTTGGGTCACTGCCTTACGTTATAGTATGAGAGAAACCAAAAGCTGGGAATCAACAAATAAAAAACATAATATAAAATATCGTAAACACTTTAAAATTCCTGAACAACAAACACCCCTTGAAGAAGAACTGGCTAAATACCTGATTGCTGAGGAGCTACAGAATATTTATAAAGTAAAAAATATTTCAACTTACATTTTAAGCCTGCAAAGTAAAACGCTGAAATATCTATACGAAAAACAGGAAATCAATGTGACACAATTTGTTGATATGGAAAAATCAATAAAAGAGTTTTACAATTTGCAGGGGAAAAGTGAACACATTAAACAGTCACCATTTCCACGCCAGTATAATATTATTAATAATCTTCTCATTCAATCGTTTTCATTTCTACTACCATATGGATTGCTGGCTGATTTTAACAGTCTAAATGAAAGTGTTTGCGGATTTATGAAAGGAAATATGATTTGGTTGATCCTTCCTTTCAGTTGCTTAATTTCTTGGTTATATTCTTCCATAGCGCAGGTAGGTGAAAATACTGAAAATCCTTTTGAAGGAGGTGCCAATGATGTTCCAATATCTCAAATTAGTTTTCAATTAGAAGCAGAATTGATGGATATGTTGGGAGAAGTAAATTTCAGGGACTTTGATATAGACCAAAACAATATTATCATATTATAAAAACTTATCACTATGTTTAAAAGCTCAATAAGCAGGAAAATCCTAATGGCATTAAGTGGCTTATTCCTAATCAGTTTTCTTATTGTACATGCTTCGGTAAATGCACTTATTTTCTATAATGACAAAGGTAAGACATTTACTATTGGGGCACATTTTATGGCTACAAATCCTATAATCCGATCTATTGAAATTATTCTAATTTTTGGCTTTATAATTCATATAATTCAAGGACTTGTTCTTTGGAGAAAGAACAGAAAAGCCCGGCCGATTCAATATTTTTATAAAGACAATACACCAGGTGTCACATGGTATAGCAAAAGCATGACTTTATTTGGTACTTTGATCCTGCTATTCTTAATTATACATACACAAAATTTTTGGATTCCCAATCGAGTTCATCAGTTTCAATATGGGGAAGAACTTCCTTTATATGAAATGCTTATTGAAAAATTTCAAAAATCCGGTTGAGGTAGCGATTTATCTGATAGGATGCTTCTCCCTTGGTTGGCATTTGTTGCATGGCTTTCAAAGCGCATTCCGTTCTATAGGGAAATACGATACCCTGATTCTGAAATTATCATATGGTTTTGCAATAATAATACCTTCAACTCTAGCAATAATGCCGGTTTCTATTTATTCAGGATGGATAAAATAAAAGGCATAGGCTTAACCTCCTGTTATTTTTTTTCGGTGCAGTTTCCCCCATTTTGTCAAGGCAAACATCACTTCTTGTAAAGTGTCAGCGTGTTCGGTAATTTCATATTCAACAGTAGGCGGAAACGTATCATATACTGTTCGCTTAACCAATAAGTTGGTTTCCAAATCTTTCAGTTCTTTTGACAACATCTTATCACTAATACCATCTACCGCTCTGGCAATTTGCCGGAAACGTTTGGTACCGCCTTTCAATGCTAACAATATGGACAATTTCCAACTTCCGTTTAAAGTTTCCATTGCATCTCGAATAGCCCGGAGTGTGCTCGCATCACAAGGTAAATGTTCTTTATTCTTTGCCATATATATTGTTTTACTAACCCCAACGAAAGCACTAACCAAGAGTATAGTACTTACCAATAGTTAGCAAATATACATAATTTTGTAATCTAATTAATAAAAGGAAAAATGAAACAACAAAAAACAGCATTTATAACGGGGGTAACAGGCGGAATAGGAAAAGCTACGGCACTTGCTCTCGCCAAACAAAACTATCGAGTGATAATACACGGAAGAAATAAAGTAAAAACCGAAACGGTGTGTGAGGAGATTAAAAACTTAACAGGCAATGACAAAATTGACTTCATAATAGGAGATTTATTTTTAATGAACGAAGTAAAGAAAGTTGCCCAAACGTTTATTGAACGATACGACCGGTTAGACATTTTAATCAACAATGCCGGGGGAATTATGAGCAAAGGGAGACAAGAAACGAAAGAGGGTTTGGAAACAACCATCGCTGTAAATTTATTTGCTCCGTTTTTACTTACTGAGTTGCTATTAGGTTTACTGAAAAAGAGCGAAGACGGCAGAATTATCAATGTTTCTTCCAATTCACATAAGCTCAATGCAAATCCCGATTTTGATGATTTGGAACTAAAGAATAATTACAATCCGCTTGTTGCTTACGGTAATGCAAAACTTTTTCTAATTTGGATTAGTCAGCATCTTTCTGGTAAACTTATTGACGGTGGTTTAAAAAATATTACCGTAAACAGTTTGCATCCCGGTGCTGTTGCCACCAATTTTGGGGTAAACAGTAATTTGGGAAGTTTGCTAAATTTCGTCGTAAAACTGATAAGACCATTTTTTAAAACACCGGAACAAGGAGCTGAAACCATTTTATACTTGGCAACTTCAGAAGATGTAAAGTCAATAAGCGGAAAATATTTTGAGAAGAGAAAAATAAAAACTGCTTCTCAAAAATTTTACAGTAAGCAAAATGAACAACTTGTCTGGGATTATTGTAATAAACGAACAAGCAATAATAAATAACAAATTGTCTGGACGAAAGAAAGTCATTTACAGCTTTAATGGAACAAGTTTTTAATAGTGTTGAACATTATAATGATTATGATAAGTTTGAAACGTTTTATAACTCACTTGAACCCTATGTAAGGGAAATATTATTATAGAACACTACATGGATCTCATCCCAATTTTTTGAATTCCAATGGAGCTTGACTGCCAACCAATCCTATTTCATTTATGAACATGCCGATTTTAAGCTATGTAAAAGAAATTTCGCCCAAACCAATATCATTAATTGCCGGAGAAAACACACATTCAAAATATTTCATGAAGATATTTTTAAAGAGGCTGTAGAACCAAAAGAGCTGATGACAATTCCAAATGCAGTTCACGTGGATTTGTATGATAAAATTGATATAATTGCTTTTGATAAATTAGAATCATTCTTTGAAACTAATTTAAAATAGGTTTCAATTATTAATCAATTATAACAAAAATGGGAGCATTCTGGCTCCCATTTTCTATAAGATACGTTACTATGTTTAATATCTCCGGAAAATGCAGGAAATCAGATAAAATCTGCTGATGCAAGATATATTGCACCTCAGACCGGTACCTTTCCGTCCATTTTACTACAACATCCAAGGATGCCTCAGGTTGCTTATGCAATTAATGAATTTTATACCGACAGTGCAGGATAATTTTTAATCATAATTATTTTAGATTGCGATATAGAAAGAGATTTTTAATATTGATGTTCTTTCTTAAACTCATATTTCTCTAACATTATGAAAAAATTCGCTTTACTACTTTTCGCATTAATAAC is a genomic window containing:
- a CDS encoding SDR family oxidoreductase, whose product is MKQQKTAFITGVTGGIGKATALALAKQNYRVIIHGRNKVKTETVCEEIKNLTGNDKIDFIIGDLFLMNEVKKVAQTFIERYDRLDILINNAGGIMSKGRQETKEGLETTIAVNLFAPFLLTELLLGLLKKSEDGRIINVSSNSHKLNANPDFDDLELKNNYNPLVAYGNAKLFLIWISQHLSGKLIDGGLKNITVNSLHPGAVATNFGVNSNLGSLLNFVVKLIRPFFKTPEQGAETILYLATSEDVKSISGKYFEKRKIKTASQKFYSKQNEQLVWDYCNKRTSNNK
- a CDS encoding winged helix-turn-helix transcriptional regulator, with translation MAKNKEHLPCDASTLRAIRDAMETLNGSWKLSILLALKGGTKRFRQIARAVDGISDKMLSKELKDLETNLLVKRTVYDTFPPTVEYEITEHADTLQEVMFALTKWGKLHRKKITGG
- a CDS encoding bestrophin family protein, with protein sequence MYIGKSYNLFEFVIWTKGRIYTLLLLGFIPICLYHILGIKWVAIPWSVIAMLGTATAFILGFKNNLSYNRSIEAQDVWTSILSNSRSWGLVSKDYLQNNSETSTTLIYNHMAWVTALRYSMRETKSWESTNKKHNIKYRKHFKIPEQQTPLEEELAKYLIAEELQNIYKVKNISTYILSLQSKTLKYLYEKQEINVTQFVDMEKSIKEFYNLQGKSEHIKQSPFPRQYNIINNLLIQSFSFLLPYGLLADFNSLNESVCGFMKGNMIWLILPFSCLISWLYSSIAQVGENTENPFEGGANDVPISQISFQLEAELMDMLGEVNFRDFDIDQNNIIIL